The Henckelia pumila isolate YLH828 chromosome 2, ASM3356847v2, whole genome shotgun sequence genome includes a window with the following:
- the LOC140878588 gene encoding uncharacterized protein gives MGIFLQYMQHSPEGLLPFDPKIDRTFHRRRRQQQEMEEGHEHEQPVYRSMMDLALPNIEGARPSIIRPTVAANHFEIKPAILQMVQNTLQFGGSVIDEPYVHLTNFLEICDTFKIQGVSDDAIRLCLFPFSLRDKAKAWLTNLPAGSIITWDDLAKAFLTKYFPPSKSMKLRADITTFFQGEQETFYEAWERYKDLLRRCPHHQLPDGLVVQTFYYGLSHSNRTMLDAAACGNLLRKSSKDGYELIEEMATSSYHPQSERSAARKSSGLHQVDAFTSVAAQLEVMNKRIEELSVGHSAMRVQEVWCEKCGAEHFTKDCQTFSQPEGVMARHMGNKNRPSNDPYSNSYNPGWRQHPNFSWGGQNKPYGNQNYSRPPQEEKSSLEQMMQKFISSTETRMQNQDASIKNLENQIGQLAKSISSRDQGTLPSDTEKNPKEQVKAIELRSGRRSSLNKKARKSQKQLHQKKIQALCDLGASINLMPYSVFRKLNLGEPKSTRMSLQLADRSIKYPRGIIEDVLVKVDKFIFPVDFVVLDMEDDLDMPLILGRPFLATGKALIDVQKGELLLREPLETALISEHVDDFIDEIEEMTAYLNDN, from the exons ATGGG GATTTTCTTGCAGTACATGCAACACTCACCTGAGGGACTATTGCCTTTTGATCCAAAGATCGACAGAACCTTTCACAGAAGAAGAAGGCAACAACAAGAAATGGAAGAAGGGCACGAACACGAACAACCAGTTTACAGATCCATGATGGATCTAGCTCTGCCAAATATTGAAGGTGCTCGACCAAGCATAATCCGGCCAACTGTAGCAGCGAATCACTTTGAGATAAAGCCGGCGATTCTTCAAATGGTTCAGAACACGCTTCAATTTGGTGGAAGTGTTATCGATGAACCCTATGTGCATCTCACAAATTTTTTGGAAATTTGTGATACATTCAAGATTCAGGGAGTTTCAGACGACGCAATTCGTTTATGTTTATTCCCTTTTTCACTTCGAGACAAGGCAAAAGCATGGCTAACGAATTTACCTGCAGGTTCCATCATAACTTGGGATGACTTGGCGAAAGCTTTCCTCACCAAATACTTCCCACCATCGAAGTCAATGAAGCTGAGAGCCGATATCACAACTTTTTTCCAAGGTGAACAGGAGACGTTTTATGAAGCATGGGAACGCTATAAGGATCTGCTGAGGAGATGTCCACACCACCAATTACCAGACGGTCTAGTGGTACAAACTTTTTACTATGGACTTTCTCATTCAAATCGTaccatgttagatgcagctgcaTGTGGGAATCTACTACGAAAGTCGTCAAAGGATGGCTACGAATTAATTGAGGAGATGGCAACCAGTAGCTATCATCCTCAATCTGAAAGGAGTGCAGCTCGGAAATCATCTGGACTTCATCAAGTTGATGCATTCACCTCTGTGGCTGCTCAACTTGAGGTCATGAACAAAAGGATCGAGGAACTGAGTGTAGGACATTCGGCGATGCGAGTGCAAGAAGTATGGTGTGAAAAATGCGGTGCAGAGCATTTCACGAAAGATTGTCAAACATTCTCTCAGCCAGAGGGAGTTATGGCAAGACACATGGGGAATAAGAATCGCCCTAGTAATGACCCATATTCGAACTCATACAATCCAGGGTGGAGACAGCATCCGAATTTTTCATGGGGTGGACAGAATAAGCCGTATGGAAATCAGAACTACAGCAGGCCGCCTCAAGAGGAGAAGTCAAGCTTGGAGCAGATGATGCAGAAATTTATATCATCTACTGAGACCCGCATGCAGAATCAAGATGCATCGATAAAGAATCTGGAGAATCAAATAGGGCAATTGGCCAAATCAATTTCCAGCAGAGATCAGGGTACTTTGCCAAGTGACACTGAGAAGAATCCGAAAGAACAGGTGAAAGCAATTGAATTAAGGAGTGGAAGACGGTCGAGCCTGAACAAAAAAGCGAGAAAGAGCCAGAAACAGTTACATCAGAAAAAAATTCAG GCTTTGTGTGATTTGGGTGCGAGTATAAATCTAATGCCTTACTCTGTGTTTAGGAAATTGAACTTGGGAGAACCAAAGTCCACCAGAATGTCGTTACAACTGGCGGACAGGTCCATCAAATATCCACGGGGTATAATCGAGGACGTACTTGTAAAAGTggacaaattcatcttccccgTGGACTTCGTGGTGTTAGATATGGAAGATGATTTGGACATGCCACTCATCTTGGGTAGACCTTTCCTGGCAACAGGAAAGGCACTAATAGATGTCCAGAAGGGAGAGTTGCTGTTGAGA GAACCATTAGAAACTGCACTTATATCTGAGCATGTGGACGATTTCATTGATGAAATTGAAGAGATGACTGCATATTTGAATGACAACTAG
- the LOC140878587 gene encoding uncharacterized protein, which produces MFGVKSGKFLGFMVTERGIEVNPEKVKLLREMPSPTSIKEVQRLTGRITALARFIARSAHRSYHFFQVLRKAQRFGWTEQCEQAFQELKEHLASLPILVKPEPGERLWIYLSTTEKAVSTVLIKEEKGDQRPVYYVSHALKGAEVRYTEIEKMALALVITARKLRPYFLSHPVTVLTNSLLGRIMTHPDASGRLVKWSVELGEYDIEYQPRKTIKVQALSDFLTEVAVFGQEEVWRVFVDGASGIGGSGVGIILISPAQEKIEIAVKLDFQASNNEAEYEAVIAGMQRARDVGVSHIIIYSDSQLVVQQVNKTFCTREEKLIKYCKMIEELGASFNTWSIEQIPREENMEADALAKRAAAGEESLMQRETVAAIEAWEPVLQVNTWKAPIVKYLTQGNLPEDKDEPGSYEDRQPGLLSWEEACIGVPTRALCSNVWGKEKPNMSCEKCTRDVVETMEGL; this is translated from the exons ATGTTTGGGGTGAAAAGTGGCAAGTTTCTGGGGTTCATGGTCACTGAACGGGGGATAGAAGTCAACCCTGAAAAAGTGAAGCTGTTGCGGGAAATGCCTTCACCAACATCTATTAAGGAGGTACAACGATTAACCGGCCGGATTACAGCCCTGGCTCGGTTTATAGCTCGATCAGCTCATCGCAGCTATCATTTTTTCCAAGTGTTGCGTAAAGCCCAGAGGTTTGGCTGGACTGAGCAATGCGAGCAGGCCTTtcaggagttgaaggagcatctgGCTAGCTTGCCTATCTTGGTTAAGCCGGAACCAGGGGAACGATTGTGGATATATCTATCCACTACAGAAAAGGCGGTCAGCACTGTCTTGATAAAAGAGGAAAAGGGAGATCAGAGGCCTGTGTACTACGTCAGCCATGCTTTGAAGGGGGCGGAAGTTAGATATACGGAGATTGAGAAGATGGCTTTGGCATTAGTAATAACGGCCCGGAAATTGAGACCTTATTTCTTGTCTCACCCGGTAACTGTTCTTACTAATAGCCTCCTGGGGCGCATTATGACTCATCCAGATGCCTCGGGGAGACTCGTGAAATGGTCAGTGGAATTAGGAGAATATGATATTGAGTACCAGCCACGTAAGACCATCAAAGTCCAGGCTTTATCTGATTTTTTGACAGAGGTGGCCGTTTTTGGCCAAGAGGAAGTATGGAGGGTTTTTGTAGATGGAGCAAGTGGTATTGGAGGCAGTGGTGTGGGGATCATCCTGATCTCACCTGCCCAAGAGAAGATTGAGATAGCCGTGAAGCTAGACTTCCAGGCCTCCAACAACGAAGCTGAATACGAGGCTGTGATAGCTGGGATGCAACGAGCCCGGGATGTCGGGGTAAGTCATATCATAATTTATTCTGACTCTCAGTTGGTTGTTCAGCAAGTAAACAAAACCTTCTGTACTCGAGAGgagaaattgataaaatattgtaaGATGATTGAAGAGCTCGGGGCCAGTTTCAACACTTGGAGTATAGAGCAGATACCCCGGGAAGAAAATATGGAAGCAGACGCCTTGGCTAAAAGAGCGGCCGCGGGGGAAG aatCCCTTATGCAAAGGGAAACGGTGGCTGCCATAGAAGCCTGGGAGCCGGTCCTCCAAGTAAACACATGGAAGGCCCCGATTGTCAAGTACCTAACTCAGGGGAACCTCCCGGAGGACAAAGACGAGCCCGGATCATACGAAGATAGGCAGCCAGGTTTGCTATCTTGGGAGGAAGCCTGTATAGGCGTTCCTACCAGGGCCCTTTGCTCAAATGTTTGGGGGAAGGAGAAACCGAATATGTCTTGCGAGAAGTGCACGAGGGATGTTGTGGAAACCATGGAGGGTCTATGA